The genome window CTTGAATCGCATTTAAGGCATTTTCAGCCAATTCATGTGATGCGCCTGTAGCAATTGCTCGTTCAAAATAGTTTTTAGCAAGAACGATATCTCCTTGCCATGCCAGATAAGCTGCACCAATATTGTAAAGTGCATCTAGATCTTCAGGCTTAACAAGTAAAACGCGTTCTAACATATTAATCGCATCTTCATAAAAACCACTGCGAGCAAGCACAATCCCATATTGAAATAACGCTTCGCCGTCTTCTGGATTTAATTCGACACTTCTAAGTAAATATGGCATCGCAAGTGTTAGCTCCTCCATTTGAACAAAACTCATTCCTAACATGAAAAACAAATCACCATTTTCCATTCCTTGTTTTGTGGCATTTTGGAAGCTATCTGCGGCTTCTTGATAACGCTCTAATTCATAATATAAATTTCCTAAGCTATAGTAAGCAGCTGGAACTGTGTCGTCTAGCTCAAGAGCTCTTTTGAAAAATAATTCCGCACGTTCAAAATCATCCATTGAAAGTAAAACATTCCCAAAATTAATATAACCAACTGGATCGCTTGGATGTTCTTCAATTACTTCTGTAAATAATTTGACCGCTTCTTCTAAATTACCTTCTTGCATTTGTTTAATACCTAATTGGTTTTTATCCATGTTATCCCTCTTATCTTTCCTGATTTTTTACAGACGTATTAAGCCACGTAACGAGCGCGTTCGCTACTTGATCTGTTTGTTCTGGCCCACTAATCGCTGCTTTTCCGTCCCCATGTTGTTCTCCATATGAACCGAATTGTGCATGATTTCCACCTTTAATAGAAACAAAAGTAGTATCTTTAGGCAAGTATTTTTTATTTTTATTATAAGAATCTTGGTTTAAGACATCATCATTTGTCGCTGTGATAGAAAGTGCTGGAAAAGAAGCATTTTTTAAGGAACCTTTTTTATCTGGGTAACTAGCTAAGAAAAACGCGCCTTCTATTTCGTTTTCGTTATCATGTGCAAATCTAGAAGACATCACGCCACCAAGCGAGTGTCCACCAATGACAAATTTTTCATCCGGAGCTTCATCAATAATATCAGCAGCTCGATTTTTACCAAATACAGCTAAATTAAGGGGCATTTCAACGATGTACGTTTTGTAACCGCTCGAAGCAAGTTTGTTTGCAAGAGGTGCATAACTTAAAGCATCAACAAAAGCACCTGGATATAAAATAACACTCATATCTGCATCCGATTTACGTGGAGTAAAAACAAGGATGTCATTTTCTTCAAGCACCTCCACAGCTTTAGTTGAATTTGCAGCATTTTCTGCGGTTGTAGACGGTTCTGAGTTGAAATAAAAATATCCCCAAATAAGAAGACAAAATAAAACAATCGCACTCCCAAAAATCGCTATTTTTTTCATAAAGGACCTCTTTTCACTGTTTCGTATAATATTTTACCATAAAATCTGTTTAAAAAAACGCATTTAAACAGGAAAAAACCGGAGTCTCGTAGAAAACAAGATTCTCCGGTTCTAATTTCAGCCTACATAATCTAACTTTTGACCGTTTTTCCAAACCGTATCGATTGTTCCACCGCCAAGGCAAACGTCGCCATCGTAAAATACAACAGCTTGGCCTGGAGTGATTGCACGAACTGGATCAGCAAAAACAACTTCTGCTGTACCATCTTCACGCAAGTGCACGGTTACTTTAGTGTCCGTTTGACGATAGCGGAATTTAGCAGTACATTCGATTGTTTTTGGTTTTTCTGCATTAGTTGTAAAAGAAATGTCCGTTGCAATTAGAGAATCTGAATATAAAGTTTCATGATGGAAACCTTGTTCCACAAACAATACATTTTCTTTTAAATTTTTACCAACAACAAACCAAGGTTCACCGTCTCCACCAATGCCTAGGCCATGACGTTGACCGATTGTATAATACATTAATCCGTCATGTTTCCCTAACACTTCGCCGTCCAGTGTTCTCATTTCGCCAGGTTGCGCCGGAAGATATTCACTTAAAAATTGCTTAAAGTTTCTTTCGCCAATAAAACAAATGCCAGTGCTGTCTTTTTTGTCTGCAGTAGCAAGTCCAGCTTTTTTCGCGATTTCACGCACTTCTGTTTTTTCCATAGCCCCAAGTGGGAACATGACTTTTTTCAGTTGATCTTGTGAAAGCTGGTTTAAGAAATACGTTTGGTCTTTATTATTATCAACGCCACGAAGCAATTCGATTTCGTCGCCTACTTTTTTCACTTGTGCGTAGTGACCCGTTGCCAC of Listeria monocytogenes contains these proteins:
- the mnmA gene encoding tRNA 2-thiouridine(34) synthase MnmA — its product is MSTNNSDIRVVVGMSGGVDSSVTAHILKEQGYDVIGIFMKNWDDTDEFGVCTATEDYDDVIRVANQIDIPYYAVNFEKEYWDKVFTYFLDEYKLGRTPNPDVMCNKEIKFKAFLEHAESLGADYVATGHYAQVKKVGDEIELLRGVDNNKDQTYFLNQLSQDQLKKVMFPLGAMEKTEVREIAKKAGLATADKKDSTGICFIGERNFKQFLSEYLPAQPGEMRTLDGEVLGKHDGLMYYTIGQRHGLGIGGDGEPWFVVGKNLKENVLFVEQGFHHETLYSDSLIATDISFTTNAEKPKTIECTAKFRYRQTDTKVTVHLREDGTAEVVFADPVRAITPGQAVVFYDGDVCLGGGTIDTVWKNGQKLDYVG
- a CDS encoding tetratricopeptide repeat protein yields the protein MQEGNLEEAVKLFTEVIEEHPSDPVGYINFGNVLLSMDDFERAELFFKRALELDDTVPAAYYSLGNLYYELERYQEAADSFQNATKQGMENGDLFFMLGMSFVQMEELTLAMPYLLRSVELNPEDGEALFQYGIVLARSGFYEDAINMLERVLLVKPEDLDALYNIGAAYLAWQGDIVLAKNYFERAIATGASHELAENALNAIQDLENEAE
- a CDS encoding alpha/beta hydrolase; this encodes MKKIAIFGSAIVLFCLLIWGYFYFNSEPSTTAENAANSTKAVEVLEENDILVFTPRKSDADMSVILYPGAFVDALSYAPLANKLASSGYKTYIVEMPLNLAVFGKNRAADIIDEAPDEKFVIGGHSLGGVMSSRFAHDNENEIEGAFFLASYPDKKGSLKNASFPALSITATNDDVLNQDSYNKNKKYLPKDTTFVSIKGGNHAQFGSYGEQHGDGKAAISGPEQTDQVANALVTWLNTSVKNQER